The genomic segment GAGCCTGTGGCAGTAGCAGAAGAAATTAACTCATTGGCCTCCCAGAATCGAGAGACCGCCACATTGTACAACGCCAGGAGTATTCTGCTTTGAACCAGCTGAAGCGAGGCTGTTGTCGAAGACTTCTGGGCATAATAAGCAACCTGGGCATATTCAAACGCAATGTGTCTagggccaccagacagagcAACTCCGATAGCCAAGACACTGTACAGCAACATCATGTCATCTGGCGATTTTCGATGAACAGAGGACGAGACCCATGACTTGAAAATATCCTCGGGAAGGAACCTTATCACGATGGCGTTGTCGATGTGGCCGAAAAACTGCGACAAAACTGTGCTGATTGACTGGGGATCAGACACGTACGGGTCAGTCCGCCATGCCCGATGCAAGACATCGTCCGGAATTCTAGGCACCTCCGATGTCGTTCCATGGGCAGATAGGGGAGATTTGGAGTGATCCATTGCCTGGGACACTGTGGCAACGGCCTCTCCATTCGTTACAAATGCATCGGAGCCAATCTTGAGCCTCTTGTTGCTGTAGCCCGCTTCGGGAGATGGTTGATGCAATACAACACGAGGtgaggatggagatgctggTCCACTATTTGAAAGCCTCATGTCGGGCTGCCTGGACTGACCTGCCGCTTTTCGCTTGTCGTCGAGTTCAGCAGGGGGAGTGGAAGGTGATGTGTTGTGTCCACCTCTTGGGCTAAGGACTTGTCAGCATTTGCGAAGACGCTCAACGAAACGaacaatggcggcagcataAAATCACTCACGCATTTTTAAATTTGCACACGCGCCCAAACTTCTCGCACTGGACACATCTCGGATAGTCGGGGTCGCATTTGATTTTCTTTTCGCGGCAGGTGATGCAGGCAATGGCCAACCTCTTACGAGGTTTACCGGCCTTGGTCACTCCCCAATGCGCATTCACCGCCTCCCCATCGATCACAGTCTTACAATGGCTCCCGTCGTCATAGAAATAGCATGTGCCTTCTCCTGGGACATCAGCGGCACGAACAAATCGTGGCAGGAAATGTGTTCCCGTCCAAATCTTGGGACCAAGACCATCCTTTGTCGGTACTCCCTCTGAGAGTGCAGAGCCTTCTGGTGTTGCCGGTGCGCTGgagctgggctgggctgttCTTTGAGAAGAATATTCTCTTGACGAATCTTTTGACCCAGGGAGTTGTGTTCGTGTACGTCCATCTGGCGAGTGGAACGGAGCATCTCGAGATCCTAGGGAGTACTCATGTCTATTGACATCTTGATGAATCGACCACTTGCTGCTCTCAGACTCTGCTCGAGAGTCGGATCTGCTGCGTTGCTGTTCGAAGTACTTTGGCGACCGCGGTCCAGAATAAGAACGAGCCAAAGAGTGGGCGTCTAGCCGTGAATCGTACGTGCTGCGCGGCTGTGTGACTGGAGGCGAACCTGATGGGGGAAAATATGAATTACCGCTTTGTCCAACACCTGGAGAAATCCTAGGCCGGTCAAGAGGTGACTGCGCAAGGTACGAGGTATCTCTTTCAGAAGGAGAATGGAGCGGCCGGATAGCCGAGGGGGGTCCGAAGAGACTATGCAAAGAGGGAAGTTGTTGCCGTGAAGAgccttggttggttggctctGACCGGTCTTTGCTGGCATCCTTATCACCAGCTGCCGTCGAGGCGTCGGCGCCAGTGGGTTTGTCATATGTTGACATGGGAAACGATGCTGTATTTCGTTGCACCCAAGCTTGCTCTGTTGACGGTGATGACCGGGACGATAGTGACGAAGCACCCGGACTCGCCAGCTCGGGCGGAGTATCCGGGAGATCCAAACGCTGACGAGGCTCTAAATTCGATAGACTACCCATTGAGAAAAACTTCGTATTTTGCGTTGAGTCTCGTTCAACTATGGGCGGTCGTCCAGTTTCCAAGTTCAACTGAGCCGTGGACCTTCCACCAACAGGTTTGACCTGACCAGCTGTCCGTTGGATACGGTCGAATAACACCTCCAAAGTTTCCGTTGAGTTCGAGAGATTGATCAGTAAGCCAGGCAACAGGTGGCAAGATCTTGATTTTAATCGGGGTCGTCCCTTCACGGTCGTCTACTGATATACTTGTGTTAGGTCAAGTTTGGCCGCTTGGCTGGGGCTTGAAACGTCGATGTATGGTGAAGACCGATGATGGAGATCTTGAATATTCCGGAAAGGGGAAGgaaagcaaaataaaagcaAGTGGTCGACAAAAGATGGGGGGTGGGTTGCTTTTGAGCTGTGAGATGCTGTTGCAAGAATAATTGCTGGCCAGCTCGGCAGAGAAATATGTCAACGGCCACAAGTCCAAACGAGGCCCCAAAAGTACCACGGCCTGGGCGGTGCTTGGCTTGTTACAACCCGGCCCAGATATGCCACCAAAGACGTACCACAGATAGAGTGCGGGTGGTGCAACATGGGGATTTCGCCGCACGTGTTTAGCCTTTCCAAGGCATGACTCCACGAGATGACTTGCGGACACTAGAGGACCCTCAAGATGGTGGCTGTCGGTAGGGACGGCATAGCGGGTAATTGCACTGAAGGGGCAATCGCTAGTGTCAGTTTACCTCAACGGCTGTCGCTGTTTCGGCTGGGCACCTGGGGCGTGCATCAGAGAGGAATTATCTGGCACCCTGGTCAGCTGGAGAACGCAAACTCCGCCTTCCATGACTGGGGAGGGGGTGTGATGCCAGGGCCTGGAGGTGTGTCTGCTTCGGGGCTCTGGAAGGGGTGGCTTGGAATCGCCCAGCCGCAATTGCTCCAAAGATGTTAGGGGGCATGTCGTCAACGACTTGCAGGACAGGACAAAACGGTCAGCATCTGCGACGGAAACATCCCGCTCGCCAGGGTCACGCTGCCAAAGCCTCAACTCAAGGTGCTAGGTTTTACGGGCAATTCAGAGCCAACATAGGCCATCACTGCATTCAACTTGGCGGAAATGCGGTCAGGCATGATATATTGTCGGTCCTACGTACACCGAACTAAAGAAGCGCCACCTGTGCGACTCGTGAATCTCAACCTCTCGGGTGATGAGTGGCTTTTAGCCAAAATTTGAGATTTGCAGCCTGGCTTATCAGCACCGAGGCCGATTTTGACAGATTGCGTTctcatgttgttggtgatCAGAGAAAGAATACAGCATCGTTCGACAAGTTTATCGAGATATGTCGACAGGTGATGGCGGAACTAAGGGCAGTTCAGTCTTTGACACTAAAGCAGAAGTCGTTTGTGCAGCCCTG from the Pochonia chlamydosporia 170 chromosome 6, whole genome shotgun sequence genome contains:
- a CDS encoding C6 transcription factor (similar to Cordyceps militaris CM01 XP_006670825.1), with translation MGSLSNLEPRQRLDLPDTPPELASPGASSLSSRSSPSTEQAWVQRNTASFPMSTYDKPTGADASTAAGDKDASKDRSEPTNQGSSRQQLPSLHSLFGPPSAIRPLHSPSERDTSYLAQSPLDRPRISPGVGQSGNSYFPPSGSPPVTQPRSTYDSRLDAHSLARSYSGPRSPKYFEQQRSRSDSRAESESSKWSIHQDVNRHEYSLGSRDAPFHSPDGRTRTQLPGSKDSSREYSSQRTAQPSSSAPATPEGSALSEGVPTKDGLGPKIWTGTHFLPRFVRAADVPGEGTCYFYDDGSHCKTVIDGEAVNAHWGVTKAGKPRKRLAIACITCREKKIKCDPDYPRCVQCEKFGRVCKFKNAPRGGHNTSPSTPPAELDDKRKAAGQSRQPDMRLSNSGPASPSSPRVVLHQPSPEAGYSNKRLKIGSDAFVTNGEAVATVSQAMDHSKSPLSAHGTTSEVPRIPDDVLHRAWRTDPYVSDPQSISTVLSQFFGHIDNAIVIRFLPEDIFKSWVSSSVHRKSPDDMMLLYSVLAIGVALSGGPRHIAFEYAQVAYYAQKSSTTASLQLVQSRILLALYNVAVSRFWEANELISSATATGSCLQLNEEIDRSKDANLHMYPFGMTRICYAEARRRTMWSLFMLERLSPLFPERAAMIHAEDIYIRLPSDSESFEKQLDARMPMFNPYESSLNNFNEKPSDITSHLVEMVHIWSSCQSTIHRLANRPNASDAEGLRIRTLTKRVHDWHSALPSRLAFGGSNLESAAFSGKVGSFLTMHLLCHHALIQLNRYHLSVGKLSVEYRTSHFQECRENARSIVDIIGCLDRILRIRPTILNTPPPAMAIAVTTAMDVLTCSGSLGTINDVIDSMRIAKTAVDSSANIWEHARASQVALDQRLQKLYRIRDQGPRAGSADDFRVSNFSSDGAEQPHWQIFKPLEQTYSIDMDVVYCSPN